In Acomys russatus chromosome 16, mAcoRus1.1, whole genome shotgun sequence, the DNA window GGCTTGTTGGTGGCACTTTCACCAGAAGCAGATGTTACATAGATGCACGCACTTGCTTGCATTTGCTTAGGAGCTCTTGGTAGTTTTAGGTGTcagatctgggacacagagctggAGAGTCCAGATGTGGATTGTAGGCATTGTTGCCCTCTTGTGGCAGAaagtagaagtgtgtgtgtgtgtgtgtgtgtgtgtgtgtgtgtgtgtgtgtgtgtgtgtgtccgtgacAGAGACCACAGACTGATGCTGAGACCCAAACTGACACTATCAGAGAAAAAAAGCTGGTGAAATCATAGATGGAGCCGAGTTAATGAGAACTATACCCTATAAATCCAATCCCTAGAGCCAGGATCCCTCCTCACCAGAGACACATTGCACCAGTCAACACGGAAGTGGGGTGCCAAGGTGTCGTAGCAGGACAGTAATGGAGGCTGTCCCCGGGCACAACGGGCATAGCTGTCAGGTGATGCCACCATCTTCAGGCAGGTGGAGAAGGGTGTGGCGGAGCCCACCTTAATGTATACCCTGTAGCCGAAAGGAGCCACTGTGAGCATGGTCGACATGAATAGGGCAACACTCTGATGTCTAAGGAAAGGTGAAGGTACCCTGACAGTAGTCCAGGACCTGGGGGGAAGGGTGGCTAGGGAAAGTGGCCCACGGGAGACACATCAGGAGCTGGTGGGAGAGGTCACAGCCCCCAAGACCTGAGaccactttttcctttctttttgttttttgaggcagggtttcttttgtagtcctggccatcctggactcgctttgtagaccaggctggccttgaactcacagcgatccacttgcctctgcctcccaagtgctgggattaaaggcatgagccaccacgcccagctctgagaCCACTTTTTAATACACCCCAGAAATGTAACAAATGGATCTCTAATGTCCTCAAGGGGTATCAGCAAGTACAGAATTCAGGGTAACAAGGGGTTTGGGCCCAAGGAGAACAAGGAGATGGAATGGAATGGATAGTGGCGTGAAACAAAGAAGATGACCGTGAGGAAGGCAGGCCACAGTGGTAAACAGAAAATCAGGGagatgcctattttttttttttcaccactcAACCAGGAAACCCTTCCTGGATTGCCCCCTTACCCTTCCTTCCGTCCCTCAATGGGCAGAGGGACACGGCCTCCACGGTCCAAGGCAGAAGTGATGTTAAGCAGCTGGCGTTCCCCTGGCTCCCAGAGGCCCCCCAAGGCCGTGAGGAATCGGTTGGCAAGTGTGGAGGGCAGTACCTCCTCCACGTCATGGCTGCGCACCAAGAACTCAGCTTGGTATGGCAAGTGGGGACCTGGGGAGGCCAAGTGGGCACTCAGCTGGACCCTACCCTGTGCTTGGCTCCCCAGGTGCTTCCTAAACCTCCTCCAAGCTTTCCCACATTCCCCATACCATCTCTGCCCCCAACAGTCTGTCTACAACACAGCCCCCAAattccccaccccaaccctgtaTGTAGCCTGTGACTGCACAGTGCCTTGCAGCCTGTGGGCAGCTCAGTTAGTTACACAGCCGAAGGAGAGACCTCAGTCCAGAACTCCTTCCCTAAAGctatcaccacccccacccccccaccaccccaccacccccgtCTACCCTGACACCCCCGAGTCTCCAGAATGATTTAGTCCCTCCCCACTGCTTCCCCAACACTCTCTCTCCCCGGGGAAGGTACTTCAAGATTGGCCCCAATAGAGGAATAGAATAGGAATCAGAGGTACCTTCCGGGTCCtcaatcatcatcatcagctGCTGTCTAGTGGTGTCAAAGCTATCCCGGTTGTAGGCTGTGACCTGGGGGAATGGAAAGAGGGCTGAGGAGTGGGACTAAGGGAAAATACTGACAAGGCGCAAACAGGGTATGCAAATTATATGTAAGCAAGCACGCATAAACACCAATCCCACTGACAAGGGCTACTCCTTAGGAGGCCCCAGAGGCTACTCCTAGGGGGTCTGGATGTCTCGGTGTAGTGAGGTCACCTCGATAACTTGGCGCCCACGATCTTCTGGAGTGGGAGTACCGTAGAGGAAGCCAGGGTTATAGGGGCTGCGTTGCGTGTAGCGCAGCCACCGGGGCAGATCTGGATGTCCCTGGAGGTGGGCGTGGTAGGTGAGCCGGACAGTGGGTGGCACCTCTGATGGGAGAAACAAGAGGGAGTCAACGGAAAAGGGAGACAGGACAAGAGAACTGCATCGGCACACTCCAGCCCAGCAGCTGGTCCCTCTCTTACCAATGTGCTCCGGAAGGCGCAGAAAGGTGGCATGTTCCAAAGGATGCACAAAAACACGACCCACAAGTGGCCGTAAGGTTGTCTGCTGGGCCTCGGTATCCCTCAGCCCTGCCAGGAGACCTGTGGGAACCCCATAAGCCCCAAACACAGAGACAGCTTCAGTcaagggcgggggtgggggcggggggtggagcTCCCTTCCCCACAGTGTCATACACTCTTTTCTGCTGCATAGTTGAGAGGGTGGCAAGACCCAAACTTTTGTTGGCTTTGGATTCATGGAAGGGACCTCCAGCCGCCTTTGCACTCCATATTTTAGGGCTACGTGGGAGGGGACTAGTGTTTGGTTGAGAAAGgggtatgctgtgtgtgtgtgtgtgtgtgtgtgtgtgtgtgtgtgtgtgtgtgttcaggctcCTTGGGAAAGAACCCCATACCAAATATCTGGGAGGCTGGAGGTAGAGAAGaccctcagaaaagggggtgtAGCGATTCTGAGGCCCCCAATTCCCAGAGAAGAACACAGAACAGGGCCTGTGCTTTAGGCCAACAGGAGCCCAGCAAAGTGAACTTGCCCAGGCTGCCTCCGCCTTTCCTCTTAAATGCCAAATTTAGCCTGGTCTGCCAGAAGTAGAGTCCCAGCCAGCTCATTAAAGGGCCCACGACTCTCTTGGCTTGTGCTGTCATGACCACCCAGGGCCCTAGGACACCTCTGCCCTCAAAGTTCTCAGAACCCATCCTCCAGagcccagctcccagccctgaACCCCTGACTGAGTCattagcccctcccccaaaaaactcTCTAGGTCCTACTCCCACCCCAAGCCCTTCTTCTTAGGACCCCCAACTCTTCTACCTCATGACCCCGAAATTCCACCCCTCATTCTGTCCCTCTCCCTAAAGAAGATCCCCAACTTGCCTGCAAGGAGAGGAATCCAAGTTAGGGCTGCTGCCATAGTTGCTCCAGCCTAGCCAGTGAGTGACAGGAacaggggctggaggaggagagggagggggagggccgGGAAGAGGTGTGTGAGAGCAGCTGGGGCCAGCCTTGCCCAGAGTGCTGCCTCTTTCCATTCTCAGAGTGAGCACTCAATCTGGGGTGAGCACTGTCCTCACACATGGTTTCCCCCAGGTGGCCAGAGTgggtttcattttgtgtgtgtggcttatttttaatattagataGTTGATGCATTATTCTGCACTTGActcatttcttttcactttattattttgtgtgttttgcctgcatgtttgtctgtgcaccaccttAATGCAGCGCCCCcctgggagaccagaagagggaatcagacctatgatgccctacagctggagttgtgagctgccacctgggggctctgaaccctggtcctctgaaagagcagccagtactcttaaccactgagccattgctttgccctcattttgttgttgtttggcttggttttggggggctttgtttgtttgtttgttgaagcagggtctcactctgtagctgatCTGCCCTGGATATAGGAGAATCATGCTTGCCAGTTATTTAAGGAACATGACCCCCTCGGCTTGTCCTGTCGTGCTCACCCAGGGCCCTGAGAGACCTCTGCCCTCAAGGCCCCTAGTTCCACCAGCCTTCACTCCAgttagtgtgtttttttttttctttttttctttttttttttttcttttgttcttttgagacagggtttctccatttagccctagctgtcctggaactctttctgtaggccaagctggccttgaactcagagaactgtatgctgcctctctggtgctgggatggaagggTGCAGTCACACCCAcgcaaaatgtatttatttatgcatatgggtgttttgtctgcacacaAGAGGAAGGTAATGGATCGCACAATTCTGCAGTTACAGACTGTTTTGACCTGCCacatgggtgccgggaattgaactcaagactccaggaaaagcagccagtgcttttaaccactgagccatctctccagcccctcagtataTATTTTCTAAACCACCAGTTTTGGCTACTTTTGgctaattttatgtatttattgtatatgagtattttatctgcataagagggcatcagatcacattacagatggttttgaatcaccatgtggttgctaggaattgaacgcaggacctctggaagagcaggcagcactcctaaccactgagatatctctccagcccccttaagatttatttttatgctgggcatggtggcgcacgcctttaatcccagcactcgggaggcagaggcaggcagatcgctgtgagttcgaggccagcctggtctacaaagtgagtccaggatggccaaggctacacagagaaaccctgtctcgaaaaacaaaaaacaaacaaaaaaagatttatttttattttgtgtatataaatgATTGcctatgtgtatttatgtatgacaTGCAtgtttggtgcccacagagatcagaaaagggAGCCAGATCCACTGGAATTGGAgtaacaggcagctgtgagccaccacataggtgctgggaactgaacccaggtcctttgcaagagcatcaagcactcttaaccactgagctgtctctccagcctgccctTCCCCCCCTTTAACATCTCATTGACTCCCACTTCCCTTGAGTTCCCAGCACATCCACAGTTGATGATATCCTGGCCCTTCCTCTATTTGGCCATTTTATCTAGtaccctgcaccccacccccagccccactccaACATCCCCAGATTCTAGCCCAGCTTAATGTGTCCTCTCTTAATTTCCTGGCCTCCATCCAagctgcttcctctgcctgctgtTCCCTTCCTGCCTTGTCCCTTGGGCAGCCTTTGACCAGGCCACACATGAAGCCTTtccctgtccctcctcttcctAGGCTGGCTGGGTACTGCTGAGTCCCGGCCCATCCCATCCCTGTGCCAACCCAGCCTCAGAGCAGCTAGGTGCGGAACAAGGCACGCTAGGCTTCTCACCTTACCACCTGCACCTGACATGGGGTCTAGCAACTAGTAAGTGTAGGGGCTGGTTGATAACTTCCTTAACAGCAAACATAAGTGCCTGTTCCCCAGCCTGAGCCCTAAAGCAACAGCTCCCATGGCAAGGCCTGGCTGGAGAGAACCCAGACAGTACCAGCCAGGTGGGGACAGGTAAGCACGGAGGCTCTCTCTACCTCATGTAGCTGGAGCTAACTGCACAGGCTTGGAGTCCCAGCTTGACAGTTCCTGCAGGTGTGGTCGTAAGTTACTAGGCCTCTCTAGGCCTCTGTTTCCATAAAGATAAGCTGTATGGTTAGTGCTGGTCTCTGGgccaacaacagcagcacatgTTCAGTCAGTCGCCTGTGTCGTACAGAGATGAGAAAAATCCTGCCTCACTGGGGCTTGTGTGATGGTGGGAAGGACAGATGACCTGTTGGCCTCCGTGCCAAAAGGCTCACATGCATTTATGTGCACAGACCCACTCCATACCCACAGCCATACCAGGAGGCAGACGTTAGCGGAGCCCTCGTTTCACAGTTGATAACACTGAGGCGTGGTGGTTTTGAACTCCCTCCCAAGCCATGCTGCTGCTGATTGAAGGCTCAGAAAGTGTACAGCCCTGGGtccagctcctcttcctctttcttctttttaaaaaattttattattattattattattattattattattattattattattattattattattattattattattattttggttttttgagacagggtctctctgtgtacacttgggtgcctggactcgctttgtagaccaggctggcctccaactaacaaaaatctgcctgcctctgcctccccagtgctgggattaaagccgtgcgccaccactccgggctttcttcttttttaaaaaaagatttttattctgCCTGAATGCATTCCCgaatgccacaagagggcaccagatctcattatagatgattataagccaccatgtggttgctgggaattgaactcaggacctttgggaaaaaaacagccagtgctcttaacctctgagccatctctccagccctccgaCTCCTTCTTGACGCACTTGATGGCGGACACCTCTGACCCTTCGTTCCTGCATCTACACTTCTCTTGCAGGGTTTTCCACTGAGAACAGGTGGCGGAGTGCTCTCTCCTGGAGCCTTGAGGAAGAAATAGTGCCCCACCACTGGCAGCATCCCACAGTCCTTGCTGGTGAGGCTCCAAGCCTCGTGATATAAATGTGCTTCCTACCTCACCTCAGCCTGAATGCCCAAGCAAGGGTGTCTGAGACCTGTCCCGGGTCAGGCATGCATTCAGGTGACTAGTCGGCAAGTTACTTTGTCCTTGTCccattcccttctttcttcccacctGACCCACCCTGGCTTGTCCCGGGTGAGTCACAAGATCTCCCAGAATGAGTGTCCACTCAGGCTCACAGGCGTGCAGTTTGTCCCTGGATCACCTtgccctctcctgccttctctgaGATGGAAGAGAGATGAAGGGGGTTAGAGGCAGAGCAAGAGTAAAAGACACTTGAGAGTGGGTGGGGTGCAGAGCTGACAAatgtccctgccctgcccctgagCCTCCCATGTGACACCCTCCCCTGCTGCCTTCCTGCTATTTTTGGTGCCACTCGCTCACACCCTTAGCTGTGTTAAGGGAGAGCATGTCCCAGTGTCACCTACTCACAAAGCACAAACAGAGGCCCACAGAGGCCGGACACCCTCAATGGAAAAGCTACAGCCATTTCTTCTTCTGATCTTCCCCCATTCAGAAGAGCCAAGGGCTGTCCCAGAAATCCACTGGAGGCCCCCAAAGCTCCCAGGTCACCAGAGAACGGCAGGGCTGCTGCTTTAAAAACTCTTCAATGTGATTGGGACTTAGGGACCGGgaaggttttggtttctttttaggAAACTGAAGCTGGGTgaggaggcacacgcctttagtcccagcgtgAAGGAGGCAAAGTCAGAccgatctctgtaagttcaaggccagctagggctacacactgagaccctGGCTTCAAaagggaggcctggagagatggctcagaggttgggagcacttgctgttcttccagaggtcctgagttcagttcccagcacccgtacaggcagctcacaactccagttccagaggatcctgcTAGGTGTGGCATACGCTCATGCCTATTTgtacactaaattaaaaaaaattttttttttgtttgtgttttgagacaggatttctctctgtaacagtcctagctgtcctgaactcactttgtagaccaggctggcttcagactcacagagagccgcctgcctctgcctcccggagtgctgggattaaaggcatgtgtcaccacgcctggctgaaatattttttaatgagcaCAGAATAATAAAGTGGGCCCTTATATCTCTATTACCCAGCTTCAACAATTAGCAACTCCTGGGCCAATCTCTCCCTCCGTACCTCTCCCAGGTTCCCTCTCCCACTGAACTGCATCTGCCAACATCTCAGTGCCTATCTTTTAAAGATAATGACTCTGTCTCTTTAAACTGTAATCACAAGGTATTTATTATCAATGATCAAACTTCTCGTGTTTGAACTTCCATTCTCTTGTAAATTTCATCTTTATGCATCCTGTAAGACACTGAGCCTTATTGCGCTGCTcacactgacctcaaactcttagGTTTAAGGGGTTTTCCTGTCTTAGCTTCCCAAGTACCTGGGACTATGGGCTCAGGCCTTGGCACTTGCCTGAcgtcagtgttttgttttgtctttggtgtttttgctttgtttttgttttgttttctctttgagacagtgtctaattatgtagccctggctggtctggtaCTCATgacccttcctgcctcagtctccctagtaATGGGATTACTAAGTGATCACAACACCCCACACATAtttcacagttttgtttgttttaaatgtatttatttgagtCAGGATCCAAATAGGTGGATCTATTCTAACTGGTTAGTAGACTTAAAGGTCATTACATTTTTATAGGCTTCCCgtcatctcttcctcttttcctcccctccatccctccattctctcctcccttcctccctcttgcccTCTCTCCTATGAAGGAGCCAGATCAGTTCTGCAACTGTTCACACTCTGAATTTGCTGACAGCATCTCCGGGGTGTCCTACACCATatccctcccaccaccacaaaTGGAGATCTCTGGACACAGTGATCTTCTGTAGACTATAGCTGGGCCTAGAGGCTGGCTCAGTTTTAGGCTCTTTTCTTCTGCAAGCCCACTTTATTGatggggacggggggggggggctctttaTCTGGAGGTGCAGTATGTACCATCTGCCGGTTACAGCTTTTGCTGTTCTGCCTTGCAAAATGGTGATACTCgacttctgcctctctctttcatcGGTGGAAATGTAGCCAGATAGAAAAATTGCCCTCATGGTCGCTTTCCAGGTGGCAGAGTTCGCATAGGAAAGGGTGTAATCGCTCCCTTCTTCCCAGATCTAAATATATTGGCTTCAAAATAATAGGTTgatttcccagcatcctccaaACTGACCAATTAGCATCTTTGTTTTCGTTAGTAGTATAATCATTACCTTACGGTTTAAACATATTTGATTGCTTCAATCCACCTCAAATAGCATCCCTCCTGGTGTTCAGGGTGTCccacttttaattatttctttatttattcctcaTCACTtagaggtcggggggggggggagcgggggtgggTCAGGTCCCTGCCACTCTCAGCTTTATCCTAGTAAGCTCAGTTGGAGcttccccctgctcccctcccccctgccaccGAGTCCTGCTCTTTGCTAGCAGGGTCTTTTTCCTCACCCCGCCTCCCCATTGGCGTCCATTTTCCCAGCTTCCAATGCCATCTGTCCACCCCAGagaatgtttgttgaatgaatgaatgagtgaatgaatggatggatggatggatggatggacgaaAATATCGCCTCTCTACAGTTTCATTCTATTCTAGTCTCCCTTTTGATCTCTAAGGAACATATTTCTTCATCTGCATCCGAAACGTATATTGTACGTCTTTGTGAGGGACAAAGGAAAGGCATTTTCATCATTGTGATCTGATTCTCGCTTCTGCCTTGCAGACTCCACCCacatctttctccctcctcttccccgcCCCCAGAGCAACAACAAAGAATGCGAGTGGGTCAGTCCACCACAAGAGGGCGCGTTCACaggctccagctgcctctgcgCTTGCGCAACGTTGGggctgggagagctgggaggagcgAGGCCTGCGCAGCGCCCACTTCCACGCTGGGAAAGTACTACCAAGGGGCATGCGTGCTGGACCCAGCTGTTAGCAGAGCAACACAGGAGGACACGCAGGGGCCACGAGTCTATGGCGCGTGTCCTCCATTTCCATATCCAGAAAATGTACTTTCTTACCAGGAGGAGTAGGGGTATAGGTGGTTAGAAATAATGATCGCCTCCATCACCCATCTGTCTACGCATTGGTCCCCAAGGGCATTTCCCGTTCCCCTACCAACCTCAGAGACGTCTTACGGACACCAGCCTGGAGACATCTTCCTAACccctttgtttaatttttgttctgtGTTATTCTTGAAAAGGGGTTTCATAGAGTCCAGGCTGGCTAGGTTGCTAAGGATGACATTGAGTtcctgctaggattacagggtgCACTTCACcctcagggctttgcacatgctacgCAAGCACTCCGCCAGCTGACTTGCATCCTCTTTCCATAGGTGGACTTCAGGTACCCTAAGATATAACCATCCAAGAGCATGGAAACCGGAGTGCCAGACTGTTTCCAGTGCCAGAAGTTGGCCAAACTTCTATTACAAGAGAAGCAAAGAATGGGAGGAACTGTTCCCCGCGTGCCGCTGAGATACATTCCCTCTCTCAAGTGGAGGTCAGGAAAAGCAGTGAGCTAATAGAAGGCAAAGTGCCTTATAAACTGTAAAGCTCAGGGGAGTGTGTGGttggagttttggttttgttttgtttttcgttttaaCCTGTTTATAACTGACAGTGCAATAGCAATAGCTGGCCAGGCTAGGGCCAGGGCAGCCCACCAGCACGGCCTGAAAACCGGAAGAGGTCAGCTTTAAAAGTTACTATTCAGTGTTAAAAATAAGGGAAgggctggaaggagaaaaccaactcctgcaagatTCCCTTTGACTTCTAaacatacccccccacacacacacatacacacacaataaataaataaataaataatgcaaaaaatgtaattttagccAGGTGTAgaggcacacgccttcaatcttTATAGTCCCAGccctggtgaggcagaggcaagaagatccaTGTAAATTTgaaggcaacctggtctacatagcaagtcgcAGGCCAGCCAGGCATGCATAGTGTGATCCTGCCAAATGCACAGTGTGAGCCTGTCACaaacccatccccccccccagcccctgcacacacatatgtgtataattttataaaataaactggTTGTAAAAGGATAAGGAAGATAAAAGAGACAATCGCTGGCATCTTTTATAGATGAATTATTTACAGAGAAAATCTAAGAGAACCTAGATTTGTCAGGCAGatctgtgtgtggcagtgtgctTGCTTCTGCGTgctcctgtggaggccagaggtgtacTCCAGGTATCTTCCACTATCTgtcaccaccttttttttttttctgagacagggtttctctgtgtagccttggctgtcctggactcggtttgtagaccaggctggcctcgaaatcatagggatccacctgcctctgcctcccgagtgct includes these proteins:
- the Sgca gene encoding alpha-sarcoglycan produces the protein MTLWGRELHPPPPPPPLTEAVSVFGAYGVPTGLLAGLRDTEAQQTTLRPLVGRVFVHPLEHATFLRLPEHIEVPPTVRLTYHAHLQGHPDLPRWLRYTQRSPYNPGFLYGTPTPEDRGRQVIEVTAYNRDSFDTTRQQLMMMIEDPEGPHLPYQAEFLVRSHDVEEVLPSTLANRFLTALGGLWEPGERQLLNITSALDRGGRVPLPIEGRKEGVYIKVGSATPFSTCLKMVASPDSYARCARGQPPLLSCYDTLAPHFRVDWCNVSLVDKSVPEPLDEVPTSGDGVLEHDPFFCPPTEATGRDFLADALVTLLVPLLVALLLTLLLAYIMCCRREGRLKRDMATSDIQMFHHSTIHENTEELRQMAGSREVPRPLSTLPMFNVRTGERLPPRVDSAQMPLILDQH